Proteins encoded by one window of Synechococcus sp. MVIR-18-1:
- the ccsB gene encoding c-type cytochrome biogenesis protein CcsB, translated as MEMAGMDPVLGLGLFAFALLLLALPLAFWKVSSEKTSGLVTLLIATANLALTAQLVFRWWQSGHFPISNLYESLCFLAWACTLTQLLVERSWPTPIVAASATPMGLGCIAFASFALPDQLQEASPLVPALRSSWLVMHVSVIMVSYAALLVGSLLSVAVLVTDRGHALELRSSSIGSGGYRRAALATPLGSVGEPDVQLSSVQFTRNELLDSLSYRTITVGFLLLTVGIISGAVWANEAWGSYWSWDPKETWALICWLVYAAYLHTRLSRGWQGRRPALVASAGLVVIGVCYIGVNLLGIGLHSYGWFFG; from the coding sequence ATGGAGATGGCTGGGATGGATCCGGTTCTTGGGCTGGGATTGTTTGCTTTCGCCCTTTTGCTGTTGGCCTTACCGCTCGCCTTCTGGAAAGTGAGCTCAGAGAAGACGTCAGGCCTTGTAACGCTGTTGATCGCAACAGCCAACCTCGCCTTGACCGCTCAACTCGTTTTCCGTTGGTGGCAGTCGGGGCATTTCCCGATTAGCAACCTCTATGAATCGCTTTGCTTCCTTGCGTGGGCATGCACGCTTACTCAGCTGTTGGTGGAGAGATCTTGGCCAACACCGATCGTTGCTGCGTCAGCGACTCCAATGGGCCTGGGATGTATTGCTTTTGCCAGCTTTGCGCTTCCTGATCAGTTACAAGAGGCTTCTCCGCTCGTTCCAGCGCTGCGATCGAGCTGGCTTGTGATGCACGTGAGCGTGATCATGGTGAGTTACGCCGCCCTTTTGGTGGGCTCTCTGTTGTCAGTCGCTGTTTTGGTGACGGATCGTGGTCATGCCTTGGAACTGCGCAGCAGCTCGATTGGAAGTGGAGGATATCGGCGTGCTGCCCTTGCAACTCCCCTTGGCAGCGTGGGTGAGCCTGACGTTCAGTTGTCTTCTGTGCAGTTCACGCGTAATGAGCTGTTGGACAGCCTTAGCTATCGCACCATTACGGTTGGATTCCTGCTTCTTACCGTTGGGATCATTAGCGGCGCGGTGTGGGCCAACGAGGCCTGGGGCAGCTACTGGAGCTGGGATCCCAAGGAAACCTGGGCCCTGATTTGTTGGTTGGTCTATGCGGCGTACTTGCATACGCGTTTAAGTAGAGGTTGGCAGGGCAGGCGTCCTGCCCTAGTGGCGAGCGCAGGTTTGGTTGTGATTGGGGTTTGTTATATCGGCGTTAATCTTCTTGGTATTGGTCTCCATAGCTATGGATGGTTCTTTGGATAA